In Phaseolus vulgaris cultivar G19833 chromosome 3, P. vulgaris v2.0, whole genome shotgun sequence, the sequence ctaaaatattttcttggtATTGAAGTGACACAATCAAAAGAATGTGTCATCGTttcacaaagaaaatatgctctTGATATTTTGGAGGAGAGAGGCCTGACAAATTGCAAGCATGTTGATAGTCCTATGCACTCAAATCAGAAGTTAATGAGCGACCAAGGTGAACTTTTCTCAAACCTAGAGAGATACAAAAGATTAGTGGAAAAACTCGTTTATGTCACTATAACAAGACCTAAACTAGATTTAACAAATGACTAAATAAAACATATAGGtcaataaaaattagaaaatattatagaCATAATGTCGTTAATGCTGAAatgtaatgttattttattaatattttcttttgagTGTATTCAACCTTAGGGTTAGAGTTTTAGGCAAGTGTTTTGCATCCTTTGTATCCTATACATTCACATCAATAGGAAATACACTAGTATAAGAAGATATACAATGTTTTTTCATCCATCCTATTTGTTCAAGTGTTAActctaaaattaataatgaaaaaacaTATCTTCAGACTTACATGCACAAGTTTTGCCTGGTTTTGCTGCTGAGGTGCAGCCGCAAGCAACCTCCTTAAGTTTACTTCTGTTTTATTGATTCCCATACCTATAGTGTTTAGAAATTATATGAATTATCTATAAATTAAACATCATTAGGCAAACAAACAAAGGTAACAATGTATGACTGAAAATAATTAGCACTTATCAGTAAAGCTTATCCGATCAAGCTGCCAAAATTAAACACAACCAAAAACCCTAAATATCAATGAAACCATTTCAATAAGTTTAAAGATGAGAAATAAGTTTTGATTCTAAACATGGGCATTATGGAGCATCGTTTTTGCAGAACAATATCAATTTCTAGTGATCATGGTAGCCAAAATCGAGATGTTTCTGAAGATCAGAAAGATAAATATGAATCGTAAATCGAATCGGGAGATACATGCATAGCAAGAGGGAGGAGAAGGGACAGCAGCCCATAACAAccctaaaattaaaattgggCATATGAGAAACCTAAAAGTAAAATTGGGAACGTGAGTGTGGTGTGAGAGAAGAGCTTGACTGCCACTACATGTAAAACGGCGCCACTATAGGCCTCACCGAGCCGCCGCAAAACCGTATCGCCGCGCCACAGCAACACTCTCAGGCGCCGCGCGAGAACCGTCGCCGCTGTGAGGACCTCGCGGGAGCAGGCCCCGTATGAGGAACGCCGATGAGCTACGCCGCGAGAGGCGCCGCCTCTAGAACCGCCGCCGCCGCCAAAAACTATCAGTTTCAACATCGCCAAACTCATCACTCCCAAGACAAATGCCTAATCATTTCCTCATCCAACATTCTCCCCTTTGCTACTCACTCCCCAACACTATAAACACGGCCTACATGGACAATGATCCCACGTTTTTGTtctaagaagaagaagaagtttaGATTGGAAAACCTGATATCGCACCGGGGAACGGTGTCAGCCACGGTGGCATTGTCTTGTGAAGGGTTTTGCTTTGGCACTTTCCTTTTCGCAATAacactaaataatttttttgagatgaatatataaataaataattgctCTCACTCCAttaatttattcttaatttctaataatactccaactatttttatttattgcatCAAATATAATTTCTAACTAATTAGtccaaattatatatattcagAGTACATGCCTATTTAAGTTTTTGTTCAATTCAAACTAAATTTGGAATCAAGCAGCACACAAAAGTTTATAAAATCCATACAACtgtgttttgaatttttttttataaaataagtgATATTCAGTTTTTCCGATATACAAAatgaaaatgtaaatatataattaataattattgatttaataacttttaaatatacTAGCATAGATACAATGTCACATTTTACCTTTCAAGTAACTTTTTGTTTAgagttaactttttttaaaaattaaaataactatctataataaaataatttatctataaataaagaaaatttatttataatctatactattatataaagaagataatcatttcataagtttttttatataatcttttaatttgaacaattttactctttaataaataaaaaataatttatttatgtatttaataaaataaatagttaaatattaaaaaaaattaatatagttttatacaaaatcatgtatattttaaattgtattatttttattattattaattattcatCTATACCATTATGTAACATCACATCATTTCCTAACTTTTTAGTGTcatttttaattacataatttactcttaaataaataaaaataatttctttaataaaataaatagttaaatgattttttaaatgaagttatataaaattttaatattattttgataaaattatatatatatatatatatatatattgattttaaatttcattttttaaattaatatttacaaaagtaataaaattataaaaataatataataaacataTGAATACACATGGccaatgttaataaaaaaaaatctcttttttaatatatacaaattttgatcattttatcttttaaataacCATTTCTAAATTTAAGTGTATTTTTAAACTGAAATAATTACCTATAATAAAAAACTAGCATCAAAATAAACAGGGTCCTATATTAAAGTTGTCAGTTAATACGAACACACTCAATGTCCcacctttgtgaaatgaactaCACAGTGTAGTTTCAACCCCCCATCCCCTAGTTTCTCTTTTTGACCATTGGAATCAGTTCTTTGCCTTCACAGAGTTATTCTCCTTGATCCTTGCCCGGTTATCCAGCTTAACAAAGCGTTTTAGATTGTCATAAGCAAGTGTTTCAATATTGTTCCTACGCAGTTCACTAAGGGCCGGGCGTTTATCAAGCAGATGCCACAGCCTGTCAGGGTAGTCTGAATCAAGCAGGATTTTTGGATCAGTTCCTTCCTTCAGAATGTTAGCACCTACAACTGTGCTTGACTTTACTTCTTTACTAAGAGTTGATGCCTTGGGTGCATCAGCAGCTCCACCCCCTTTAGATCCTTTCTTTGCTTTACCGGTGGCAAAAGTTCTTTGGCATGCAACCCTAACTGCCTCTTTGGTTGTAAGAATATATCTTATAGATCTGGCATAGTTCATTGCCATGACTTTCTTCTGAAAGACAATTTTAGTTCATTTCAGTGTGGAACATAACTATATAGAAAATTCAGTATGAATAGTTGTTCTCTTACAATTTGAATTCAACACCTTGATTGCTTATTAGAGTTCGGATACCTACTTATAAATAAGATACAAAAAGTGTTCTACTCCCTTATAAAATTTCTCCtaaaaagtttaataaaaataataagatcaTCAATCATCGGGGCCTAAAGAGTGCAGGTAACTAAAAGGCTGCAGTTATAAAACAACAATACTGCATCATTCCTCTCCTTTCCCAACCCCACACCCCGAGAACATTAATCTTTTGTGCGTTTTGAAGTAAAGAAAGGAGACGCATAAGGTTATAGACAACTACATATTGCTAACGGAAAAATACAGGTGCCTTTAAAATGAAAACAAGATCTTCAGCAGACTTTCCTCCTAAAAATAACAATCATCCTCATATATATGGGACCAGATTCACCTCATCCAACATTACATCTACAGATTATTGCATCGCCATATTTAAAGTGAAAAAATGGACAATCTTTCTCTAGAAGGTCGAGGTTGTTATGAACCAGCATTCCAAAGAACTTAAGGTGTTGGGTAAAAGGGTGTGAActgttttatatgttttttgttATAATGGTAAACATCTGCCAGGGCGCCACTAACAACATAGCAATGTAATTAATAAAGGTAAGAATTTGATTTTTCTAATCAATTAAATTCGCAATCTATTAATCAAGAAAAAACATCAGTGTTCTTCGACAAACAAAAGAACAGAATTGTTATACCTGACCAAGTAGCTTCCCTTCAAGTGTCAGGTTTCAATATGAAGCCTGCAACttcagaagaaaagaaaaagaaaaataatgtgaagTTACATCACATAGCAGCACCAAACATTATCATATATAATCTAAAACAAAACAGGTCACACCACAATTCCATGTAACCAGAATCAAGTCCATCAATTTCAATGAAAAAAGTCAATGAACTTTAGAGTTCAGAGAGTAAATTCATTCTTTAATACAAAGAAACTAGTAGCAAAACAAACTAACGCATCATTTAGGTGATTATTGAAATCTCATTTTTACTATTT encodes:
- the LOC137807291 gene encoding uncharacterized protein; this translates as MAMNYARSIRYILTTKEAVRVACQRTFATGKAKKGSKGGGAADAPKASTLSKEVKSSTVVGANILKEGTDPKILLDSDYPDRLWHLLDKRPALSELRRNNIETLAYDNLKRFVKLDNRARIKENNSVKAKN